The Candidatus Eisenbacteria bacterium genome segment AGCGGCACCAGCATGCGGTTGGGCGACTCGTGCAGGTGGTGCTTCGCATGCTCGGTGAGGCGCGACTCGCCGAAGAACGTCATGTAGACGGCGCGGAACATGTAGAACGCGGTGCAGAACGCGCCCAGCACCCCCACCACCCACAGCGCCCGGTGCCCCTGGAACGCGCTCCAGAGGATCTCGTCCTTGGAGAAGAAGCCGGCCAGCGGGAAGATGCCCGCCAGCGCCAGCGTGCCGATGAGGAAGGTGGTGTAGGTCCTCTTCAGGGGCCCCTTGAGGCTGCCCATGTGACGCATGTCCTGCTCGCCGGAGAGGGCGTGGATCACGCTGCCCGAGCCCAGGAACAGCAGCGCCTTGAAGAACGCGTGGGTCATCAGGTGGAAGATGCCGGCGGTGAATGCGCCCACCCCCAGCGCCAGGAACATGTAGCCCAGCTGGCTCACGGTGGAGTAGGCCAGAACCCGCTTGATGTCGTTCTGGACCAGCCCGATGGTGGCGGCGAACAGCGCGGTCGCCCCGCCCACCACGGCCACCACGGTGAGGGCCGTGGGGCTCATCACGTACAGCACGTGGCAGCGCGCCACCATGTACACGCCCGCGGTCACCATGGTGGCCGCGTGAATCAGGGCGCTGACCGGTGTCGGACCCTCCATGGCGTCGGGCAGCCACACGTACAGCGGCAGCTGCGCGGACTTGCCGCACGCCCCCACGAACAGCAGCAGGCAGATGGCGGTCAGCACCGGGTCCCCGGCGTGGAAGCTGCCGGCGGCCTTGAAGACGTCCACGAAGTTGAGCGAGCCCATGTTCCAGAAGATCAGCATCATGCCCAGCGCGAAGCCGAAGTCGCCCACGCGGTTCACGATGAAGGCCTTCTTGCCGGCGTCGGTGGCCGACTTCTTCTCGTACCAGAACCCGATCAGCAGGTAGGAGCACAGCCCCACCCCCTCCCACCCCACGAACAGGGTGACGAAGCTGGAGCCCAGCACCAGCAGCAGCATGGAGAAGGTGAACAGGTTCAGGTAGGTGAAGTAGCGGGCGAAGCCCTCGTCGTGCTCCATGTAGCCGGTGGAGTAGACGTGGATCAGGAAGCCCACGCCGGTCACCACCAGGATCATCACCACGGAGAGAGGGTCCACCAGCAGGGCCAGCGGGACGTGCAGCGAGCCGGCATCAATCCAGTCGAACAGCGGGACCACCACCTGCCGCGACGCCGGCTCGAGCCCGCGCAGACCCACGAACAGCGCCACCGAGGCCAGGAACGACAGGAACACCGTTCCGCAGGCCACCAGGCCCACCACGCCCTTCGACACCCGCCGGCCGAGGAACAGGTTGAACAGGAATCCCAGCAGCGGGAAGAGCGGCACCAGGGCGGCGATTCGGAAGTCCACGTCTTACCCCCGCAGCAGATCGACCTGGTCGATGTCCACCGACTCGTGATGCCGGAAGATCGAGATGATGATGGCCAGGCCCACCGCCACCTCCGCCGCCGCCACCGTCATCACGAAGAACACCACGACCTGGCCGTCCAGCGAGCGCATGTTGCGCGCGAAGGCCACGAACGCCAGGTTGGCCGCGTTCATCATCAGCTCGATGCACATGAAGATGACGATCGCGTTGCGACGGACCAGCACGCCGGTCACCCCGAGACAGAACAGGGCGGTGCTGACCCACAGGTAGTTGGAGATCGGGACCATCAGAACTTCCTCTTGGCCAGCACCACGGCCCCCACCAGCGCCACCAGCAGCAGCACGCTGGTGACCTCGAACGGCAGCAGGTAGCGCGAGTACAGCGCGCGGCCCACCTCCAGGGTGTTGTTCACGGCGCCGAAGGCCGGGTCGCCCGCCCCCGGAGGGTAGGTGGCGGTGGTCACCACCGCGCCGAGCTGCGCCAGCAGGCCCATGCCCAGCGCCGCGCCCAGGATCTTCGGACCGAAGATCGCGCGGCCGGAGCGCGGCGTTCCGGTGAGCTGCAGCAGCATGATCACGAACAGGAACAGCACCATGATGGCGCCGGCGTACACGATCACCTGCACCATGGAGATGAACTGCGCGCCCAGCGTGAGGAACAGCCCGGCGACGGCGCACAGGGTCACGACCAGCGCCAGCGCGCTGGAGACCGGGTTGGGCAGCAGGACCACCAGGGCGCCCATGACGCAGGCGGCCACCGCGCACACCCAGAAGATAAGTTCCGTCACGGACGGGGCGGCCAGGTGCACCTCTACCTCCCGATCCAGGTCATCACCACGGCGGTGACGACGATGTTGAACAGGGACAGGGGCAGCAGGACCTTCCACCCGAACGCCATGAGCTGGTCGTAGCGCAGGCGCGGGAAGGTCCAGCGGAGCCAGATGAACACGAAGATCAGCGCCGCCACCTTGAGGCAGAACCACACGTACGGCGGCAGGAACGGGCCCTGCCAGCCGCCCAGGAACAGCGTGGTCATCATGGCGCACGCGGTGATCATGGCGGCGTACTCGCCGAGGAAGAAGAACGCCCACTTCATGCTGCTGTACTCGGTGTGGAAGCCGGCCACCAGTTCGGACTCGGCCTCGGGCAGGTCGAAGGGCGCGCGGTTGGTCTCGGCCACCGCGCAGGCCAGGAACAGCAGGAAGCCCAGCGGCTGCCACACGATGTTCCACATGTGCGCCTGGCCGTTCACGATGTCCACCAGCGAGAGGCTGCCGGAGCCCATCAGCACGCCCATGACCGCGAGCCCCATGGAGAGCTCGTAGCTGATCATCTGCGCGGTGGCCCGCAGCCCGCCCAGCACCGAGTACTTGCTGTTGGACGACCAGCCCGCCAGCACGATGGCGTACACCGACAGCGACGTGAACGCAAACACGTACAGCACTCCCACGTTCAGGTCGGCGATCCGCCCGCCCGGGCCGCTGGAGAACGGGATCACCGCGAACGAGGACATGGCCGGGATCACCGCGATCATGGGTGCGATGTGGAACAGGATCTTGCGCGACTCGGTGGGGGTC includes the following:
- a CDS encoding NADH-quinone oxidoreductase subunit J, giving the protein MHLAAPSVTELIFWVCAVAACVMGALVVLLPNPVSSALALVVTLCAVAGLFLTLGAQFISMVQVIVYAGAIMVLFLFVIMLLQLTGTPRSGRAIFGPKILGAALGMGLLAQLGAVVTTATYPPGAGDPAFGAVNNTLEVGRALYSRYLLPFEVTSVLLLVALVGAVVLAKRKF
- the nuoL gene encoding NADH-quinone oxidoreductase subunit L, translated to MDFRIAALVPLFPLLGFLFNLFLGRRVSKGVVGLVACGTVFLSFLASVALFVGLRGLEPASRQVVVPLFDWIDAGSLHVPLALLVDPLSVVMILVVTGVGFLIHVYSTGYMEHDEGFARYFTYLNLFTFSMLLLVLGSSFVTLFVGWEGVGLCSYLLIGFWYEKKSATDAGKKAFIVNRVGDFGFALGMMLIFWNMGSLNFVDVFKAAGSFHAGDPVLTAICLLLFVGACGKSAQLPLYVWLPDAMEGPTPVSALIHAATMVTAGVYMVARCHVLYVMSPTALTVVAVVGGATALFAATIGLVQNDIKRVLAYSTVSQLGYMFLALGVGAFTAGIFHLMTHAFFKALLFLGSGSVIHALSGEQDMRHMGSLKGPLKRTYTTFLIGTLALAGIFPLAGFFSKDEILWSAFQGHRALWVVGVLGAFCTAFYMFRAVYMTFFGESRLTEHAKHHLHESPNRMLVPLYVLAALSIVGGWIGLPKPMMPGGNPFTQWLEPVFGAEGGEAAAAAGAHAAEAGGHAAGHSTELMLMVFSLAVALLGILVAWTFYRRRPGLPGSLGAALPGAYRTLLNKYYVDEFYGAAVIRPFVSASQALWTFFDVRVVDAAVNGAGQVVRAVGGTVRRVQSGYVGGYALAMVLGVMVVLGFYFLR
- the nuoK gene encoding NADH-quinone oxidoreductase subunit NuoK — translated: MVPISNYLWVSTALFCLGVTGVLVRRNAIVIFMCIELMMNAANLAFVAFARNMRSLDGQVVVFFVMTVAAAEVAVGLAIIISIFRHHESVDIDQVDLLRG
- the nuoH gene encoding NADH-quinone oxidoreductase subunit NuoH, with product MTPDILNVVLQSFLRGAIVIGTFLGAVTYLVWAERKIAGHIQLRIGPERVGPFGLLQTIADVLKLFLKEDVTPTESRKILFHIAPMIAVIPAMSSFAVIPFSSGPGGRIADLNVGVLYVFAFTSLSVYAIVLAGWSSNSKYSVLGGLRATAQMISYELSMGLAVMGVLMGSGSLSLVDIVNGQAHMWNIVWQPLGFLLFLACAVAETNRAPFDLPEAESELVAGFHTEYSSMKWAFFFLGEYAAMITACAMMTTLFLGGWQGPFLPPYVWFCLKVAALIFVFIWLRWTFPRLRYDQLMAFGWKVLLPLSLFNIVVTAVVMTWIGR